AGGGAGCTCCCTAGACCAGAGGTGGCATTCGGAACTCTCCAGACCGGCCTCAGAGCTGAGAAATTTCTCTACTTCTGGTCACTGTGAAAAGGCTCATCTTCTTGGGAGGAACAGGATCCTGCCTTCTTCCCTGTCTCCCTGCACTCTGCCTCCCCAGGCTGGCCCTGCAGGGGCCCGGGCCTTGGCACCGCCAGCATTTTCTCCTCTGAATGCCTCCAGGGATGCCAGCATGAGGCCAGGTCCCCAGACAGCTGTGCGGAGCCCACAGGCCAACCCTCCTGGACCTTGCTCTTGCTGTTGCTGACTCTGCAGGTATAACTGCTGAGGTGGTGCAGTGTCCCTGAAAATGGGGAGCAGAGCTCCCTATCTCTCAATGTTCCCTACAGCTCAGGCCAATGACCCCCTTTTCCTATCTTCCTCAGTAGGGCTGGCCCTTGGTGGAATTCAGCAGAGGTGCTCTTGCTGTGGcccaccccaacacacacacacacacacacacacacacactgttcaGGTTCGCCTTCATGGGACCCCCGCCCCACTCCCAGGGTAGTCTCAGTGAAAGGGAGTCAGGAGCCCTACGTTGGAATGAATAATGGTTCTCTGGGACAAGGTATGACAAGTCAtgcctctttgggcctcagtttcccctgacTCCCTTCCCACCGGAGGTGATCCTAGGGAGCCATCAATCCcaagtctcttctcttccttaggcctcagtttcttgaccTGTAAAATGACTAGAAgtcctctaaagtcccttccagctctaaatttgcGATTTTATGACCCCTCCCCCAAGCTGGATGATGAGGGGCTCAGGCCTTCCTACCTTCCCTGTCACTCAGAGCACCTTATTTATTACAAGTTAGATTCCCCAAAGGCTCGCCAGGGAATAGGCTAAATGAATTCACACTAAGATGCTAATGGCTTAATAGCTGAATACCCAAGAGTGCTGAGGTTTCAACAAGGAAATCCCGAGACTTGAGGCCTTAACCCAAAGGCATGGATTTTGGATGGCAGAAGTTTCCCCAGTGTGGCGGGCCAGGGGAGGGGTGGCTTCTTTGAGCTCAGGTCCGACTGCTCAGCAGCTCATCCAGGGCACTTTCTCAGCCAAATGAGGGGGCTGGCCAGGATGATCCCTGAGGCTCCTTGCAGGCCTGACATCTTGGGGATCCTCTCCAGACCTCTCTGCACCTCTGCTTGGTGGGGCTCTGGCAGATGCAGGGCTGAGCCCTCGAGCCCCTGAGAATCCGTCAGTCAGAGGCCTACCTGGCAATTCTGGTGCCTGTGGCAGCCCTCAAGGATGCCTCCCGAGAGGCAGATGGAGCAGAGGAGGAAGGCACCATTTGGTAGCTTCCAATTTTAACTAATTAGTCTTGCTAATTAGGTGCTAAACTCATTTCTTTGGATAGCTGCAGTGCTCCTGCTGCCAGTGTGCCCTTTAAATCTGGCTGCCCTAAGACCAAGCTCTGACTGTCTCATCCTAGTTACCCAGTTGTAGCCCAGCTTCTGGTTTCCATGGCAACCTTTCAGCCAGTCTAGAACACTTACTTTGTCACTAACTGTACTGATGTGAAACCATCAGGACTGTGAATCACAGGGTAGTGCAGAGTGCTTTGCCAGCCTTTGAAATTACCTCCCCTCGGTGGTGAGTGAGTCACAGACTAATTAGATAGACTCATCAGCTTCCCTTCAGCTGGGGCCGAGGCCAGACCAAGTAGACCTGCTGTCCATGTggggagattggggggggggtctccATGTCCCTGTGTAGCTCCATCGACGATGCTCAGGGCTTGAGAAGCTTGAAATGATTGTGTGGGTGCCAAGTCTGAGGCAGCTCTCCAGGCCATGCTGACTTACTCTTGAGGTGCTCTGACCCCTGTGCCCCCAGGTAGCCCTCCACCCCCAATGGCCACATGCCTGACCCTGTTGTCCAGTCAAGGGATGTcttctaccccaagcatgtgaagccTTCCCTGCCAGAACGGTTGGGTGAGATGGGAACAGTTCGTTCCAACAGCCGTGAAGGCGACTGAAGTAGATGCTCGGAGCTTGGTCTGACGTGGAGGAcgccaaggccatccactgcatcctgggccatcgccAGTTCTCCTCACTTCTGTCTGGCCACTGGACCTGGATGACTCTGTACCACTCTTCCTCACTGACATCCAAGCTGAGAGATCACACCCAGATGTCTCCAAAAAGAAGGGACacaaacaccaccaccaccaccatccctGTGacacagatgaggacactgaggcagctTATCAGGGACCAAGGCAGGGCCCCAGCCGCCCAGGCCAGGAAAACCTGGATCTTCTGTCCCACCTCAGAATGTGCCTTGTAAAAGGATGAGggctggaccagatgacctccaaGCTGACTTTCAGGTCGAAATGTAGGCTCTCTGATCTCTGACCACCAATTGAGAAATACTCATCTGAGCTATAGTAGTAGGAGGCAGGGTGTTTGGTCAGAGGCCTAGAGAGACACGCAGAACAGgaaagttcttaacctggggtccatggaCCCGGCCTAGCCCGAAGGGGGCCACGTTTGATTTCAGGTGGTCCATGACCCTGAAGGGGATAAAAATGATACCATTGTTCCTACAAACCTTCATTTCCTACTGCAATCCTATACATTTTTAGTATATGGATTTAAAAAgcttattctgagaagggggccCAGAGGCATCCCTTCCACCCTGAGCCTTCCCACTCAAGGAGTGGGCCCTTAGCACTAGAAAAGGGAAGAAGCCTCAAGAGGAGATGGGAGAGCTAAAGCTGGCCGAGTGATGCTTAGCAAAATTGCAGAGAGAACTCTTGGGCAAGTGGGGGGTCCCAGTCATTCTGGGAGGCCTTGAACCAGACTCCCAAGATCCTAGCTGTCTCTAGCCCTTTAGCAAGGTGAGGGACTGTTCACACAAGTACCTGTTGGGAGCCCAGCAGGTTGGGACTGTTGCTAATGTGAGGGGAGGCCAGTGTAAATGTGACCCAGAAGGGTGCAACCTGCAAGGAAGAGCTCACCTAACCAAGCTCTCAGAAAGGTCTGGAAATGACCACGTCAATGGTAATTCACAAACGGACCATAGGCTGCCCAATTCTCTACACAAACAAGAAAGCAGGTGAGATTGGACCCTTGCATCGGAAGCAGGGGAGCTCTAGCATGTTTATTATGGTGAAGAGAGGCCCCAACAGCAGTGTTCCTGAAGCCACAGGACGGAGATGATCATTGCTAAGAGCTCAGAGGCTTCTTGTGGCCAGGGTGCACTCTCGTGGAAGGTTTTCAGTGCTGTGTGGCACAGGCCGAGAATGGAGGTGGGGCTTCCAAGAGCTGGGCTTTAGAAGGCCGGAGCCTGGAAAGGAGGAATGAGGCCAGGCATGTTCCAACATCAGGAGGAACGTGGCCAGAGAGATCCAGGACATTTGCcactttgtgtcaggcactgtgctagcagCCTTTGGCCTTCAGGGATTTAGTCTCTTGAGGACCTCACACAAATTTCAAGAAATACCAACTCCTAAaacctgggggaggggggtcaaCAAAGAGTCCTAGTGGCAGGGGATGCTTGGGCTGAACTCAAGGGGGGCAGGGGTTCTTGGAGGAAAGGCTGGGGGGCATTCCAGGAATAGGAGTCCAGCCTGCGCTAAGGCAGCAATGGGGGCGATGGCTAGTCGGGTATGGGGAGCACTGGGAAGGCCATTTGGGCTGGATGGGAGAGTGCTTGGAAACAAGGATTGTGGAGGACTTTACACACCAAGGGGCTGGAATTCCCAAGGCTAGGGCATACCCACAAGAGCTCAGCACTTCCTTTCTAGGATGAAccaccttccctcctcttctaGCTATCAGGTTGAGCTGTGCAGCTTCTTCACTTCCATCGCTCAGCATTTCTGGGCCATATCATCAGTCATGCCCCTGGCACCGGGTACTGCCCCTCTCCTTTATGGGTTCTCTTCCCCCAGGAGATGCTTGAAGGCCAGGATCAGCATCTGTACCTTTCTCGGCACCCACAGCAGTGCTCGGCACATGTTAAGCACATGCTAAGCACTTATTGCATGCTTTAGCAATGTGTCATCGTGGTGGGAGCACAGTGGGACTGGAGATTTGGTCAGCGGAGCCCTCGTAGCTATGTTGTAGGAGGCCAGAGTACTTCCTCCCAGCTCCCAGGACAGGCAGCTGCCACAGTCTGGTGTTTTGCTGACCGAGATACGGTGAAGGAGAAGATGGAGTTGTGGTGAGTGGGTCTCTACTGGGGTTTTGGGCCTTCCTGGCATGTAGAGTTAGCTCTTTGGTGGGGTAGGTGTCCCTATCCAATCCAGGCCTTGGAAGGATAATGTCAGCAGCCAATGAACCTTTGAAGAAATGGTACCCGACTTCTGCTCTGATACTCTGCACCCCAAGCTGCCTCCTTTCCTGTGGGCCTCAATTCCCCTTGCCTTGTCCCCCACCACATAAAAGGGTCTGACTAGATGGCCTCGTCCTGTTCTGACTCTAAGGATTCCTGATCTTTTCCATGAGCCTCGTGTCCTCGAGCTCTTCAAGGCTCTATTGGCTTCCCCAGGGCGGTGCCAGCACCCAGGTTTAGCATCTCAGGGCTGTAGCCTTTGTTCTCAAACATTTCCTACCCTCTTCAAAAGGATCCTGcccacccctacccccactcACAGCCGCTGAGGGCCCTGCTTTCTTGTAGATCATCGCTTCTAGCATGGTGGTGGGAGTGCACATGACTGAGTCTGCCTTCCTAAAGCAGGGACAGGCTACAAACAAGCTCCACTCCAAAGGGGCACCCCCCAATCAGAGGTTCATTAGAATAGCAAGCATTGCCGTTTTTCCAGGCTGTGAGGCATACTTGTGCACACATGGAGCAAGAAGGGGGGCACTGcaacactttacaaatgagggcTTGTTCAGGGGAGCTGTAGAAAAATGGAGAATTGAAGAGGAAAATGGGCTTCGAGGGAGAGGGAGTGCTAACTGCTGGCCCCTCAGGTGCCCACTCCACTGGCATCCTTCTGATGTCCAGAGAACATGAGGAAGGCCTCTCGGGGCAAACTAGGGGAGGACATGGCCGTGGCCAGGCTGAGCAGGCCCCAGCGGGCCTTAATCTGTATCCCTGGAGGGAGCATCCAGACCGAGGAGGTCACAGATGACTTGGAGCATTTCTGGATTGAGGAGGCAGTCCAAGTGTTATGGCTCCaggctacacagctaggaagcgtcaaAGCCAGGGTTCAGGAGGCCACAGGCATGAGGGAGACATAAGGTGTGTGTAAAGTGCACAGCAGACTTTATTCTCATTCTCCCCCCTGAGCACGTTTGCAGATAAGCTCGAGGGCATGTTTAAGGCCAGAAGTTTGTGGGGAAGGAAGCGTGGAGGGGGCCATCTTTGTCTAGAGCCAATCCAAGCCTCAGAGGGAGATTTGCATGGGAAAATGTCAGAGGTAGTGAGTCTAATGTGACTGTCTGGCCATTCAGGCTTTCCCTAGTGGGGGTGGGGGCCAGAGCCATCCCTAAAACAGTGTGAGTTTCCCCAGCCATTCCCAGTACCCATGCCACCCATCCTGAAGGGGCCACGAAGTTCTACACAGCTCTGGGAATGGGGGCCATGGAGGGAAGGTCGGGCTTTGGCTTGCCAAGAAGGGACAACTGATGGGCAGCTGAGGCGTGTGAACCTCAGATCTTCTTTTGGGGTACCCTCCCCCCAAATCCCACCCTCTTCCATCACTGCCTATCGTGGGTTGGTATGTGCCAGGCCCCCTGCCCTCTCCCAGACAGAACTCTCTGGAGGTGTCCAGAGTCAACAGTTTGCGCAAGGCAGCAAATTCCTCCCCAGGCTCCTGGGCTCTGTCCTACCAGGGAGCCATTTTGTTGCTTGGGGCAAGTCACATGGAGCAGGACTTCAAATCAAGCTTTTGAGACAAATTCATTTGTTGGAGGGAGAGATAGTTGGGCACAAAGTGGGGGGCATCACACCAAAATGGGGAAACAGATGCCTGCGCTGAGGTATTGAGCCTTCCTGAAGCTGCTTCTGAGGAGGTCAGAACAGGGCTTGTTGAGGTGGGGTCAGAGAATTAGCTTGGGTGCCAACAATTAGTGAGGGGAGGCAGTGACTAATTATTCTCATTAATTAGGTGCTGAGTTCAATTGTTTCTGTGCTACCAAAGGAGAGTAAGGGCTGTCGTCACCCTCTCAATTTGGGTGTCCTGGGACAAAGGCCTGCTTGCCACAGCCTAGTTATGGCTTGGTACCTCAACAGCCAGAAGCTAACTACTTCAGGACAGAGCCCTACTTTTTCCTATTGGGCTTCTCTAAATAGGAGCTGGGGGCTTCCTCCAAGGGCAGGATTCAGATGGGGTATGCAGGGGCCAAGCTAATGGGCATAACTGCCCCCCTGTCCCGAAAGCTTGGGAAAAGGCATGTTTTGTCCAGGGAAGCAAACCAAAGAGGAATAAAGCAAGGAGAAGGGGTTTCAAGCCCATAAATGAAGGTGGGGGAAGGTGGGGGCTCAGGTGACTTCTGGTGCCTCAGTGATCAGGCAGCCCCAGCTTCCAAGGCTTCAGGACTCCAGGGGGGCTTTGAGCAATAGCCATTCCTGTTAAGAAAAAGCAGAGAGTGAGCTGGGCCTGAGAGAGCCTTGGCATTGAAGAACCCCAGAATGGGGGTTCTAGGACCCTCAGGAATCACCTAAGCTTTATGCCCACTTTTAAGGTCTGCCCTTCCTCCAATCTCCATCCTGTGACATTATTCCTCGGCTCAAACACCATCAATGGCTTCTTCCTACCTACTTCTTGGCCTGGCATCTAGCGTCCTAAGTGATCTTAGGGTCCGAACCGCAAGGGTCTCTagaggccatttaatccaaccctctccctttacagaggaggaaaccacaGAAATCTGGAGAGGAAGATCAGCCTGGACTTGACCCTAGCTCCTCTGCCTCCTGCTGTTAACCTGCCTTCCCAATCTTGTCTTAGGAGTCTCCCTTACACATATTCTCTGCTTTAGCCAGACTGGATTCTGAGATTTCCTGCAGCTCTAGAATAGCCTCTCTCCTTCTTCACCTTGACAAGTCTCTGCTTGAAACCCTTTGGCGAGGAGGAGATCCACCACTTCCCATGACTGCCTGGTCTGCTCTCAGGGACAACTGCCACCCATTGCCCCCAGCACTGCCCACCTGGCACAGAGAACGTGGCACCCTGACCACGGTTTGCTGCAGTGCCCACTTGGGAACAGGGATTCCACTTGGAATGCCAAGCAAGCTAGTATGGGCCTTGTGAAAGGCTTCCACCAAAGCCCCTGGGCTCCGAGAAGCCCAGATGACAAGGACTGAGTTCCTAGAGCTTCTGAACTAGGCAGTTCTGTGGCCTGCTTTCACGTCCCCTACCATTCCCCAAGGCTGGAGCCACTGACCTGCAGTATTTGCTGATGCATTCCAGGTCCCGCAGGCAATGAGCCTGGGAAGGTTTGAAGCCCAGGGACCTCCAGAATGGGGTCATCCGGGCCGCACGGCGAAGCAGGGGCTGTCCTGGAGAGGCAATCCCAGTCACAGTGTCCATCTCAGAGCTATGTCCAGAGGGCTTCTTGTCCCTCGCCGGGCTGGACACCACCTGAAATCGTAAGGCAGAGGCATCTTTTCCTATAGCCCTAGACCCTGCcgatatataaatatgcatgtatgtacGCATGATCTCATGTTACGCCAACTCTAGGAGTTTAGAGAAGAATTACACTGACTTTGTGGCAGGGAAGTAAAGTCTGACTCCCAATGTCCAAGGAAACAGCAGAAACTGTTCAATGACCAACTTGGCCCCTCTGCTGGGGTCACTGCTGCCCCAGCCCCAAATGTGGGGATTTCCCACTTGGTCTGGGCAGGGCTGATGGATCACCTGGAGCTTCACAAGCTAAGGCAAATCTCCAAGCGGCGATTGagcaccttctgtgtgccagACTGTGCTGAGCACTGAGGGTGCCCCCAAAGCCCTCAAGGACCTTGAAATCGAAGAGCTCCCAGGATTAACACTTGACTCTGATGGCAAACCAGCAGTGGAGAGAAATCCAAAGTGATCTGACCCACTGGGGCGCATTTGTGTTGTATATGGGCAAGGATAGTAGCCATGGGAAAGTGCACCAGGCATTCCACCCCTGGCATCAAAGGCTACATGCCCTTCTGCCTCACCCAAGTGAAGAAGAAATGGCCTCCTAAGCATAGTGGACTGCAGGGAATGCTATGAGACTTTGGATAATTCATGTTCCTTCTGTGGGCATACAGACTACTAAGTGACTCATCCCGACCTGGGAGAACTTCCTTCTCCTTAggtgatttatttatttgtttattttatttttttaaaaaccctcaccttccatcttggaatcaatactgtgtgttggctccaaggcagaagagcagtaagggctaggccatgggggtcaagtgacttgcccagggtcacacagttgggaagtgtctgaggctggatttgaacctaggacctcccatctctaggcctggctctctatccactgagccacccagctgccccctccttagGTGATTTAGCCTGACCCAAAGGCCCAACTTCCTTCCTCCTCAGGCCTTCTGATCTTGTTGGGTCAGTTTGCAAAAAATGTTGGCTTCCGGGTGGGAGGACCGGGGTTCGAATCTCCATTCTAAATCTGTGCTTTCTCTCTAGATCTAAGCTTCCAGTCATACTGTTCctctcactttctttcctctattcCTGAAATATCACTTGTCAGTCCAAGATCCAAAACAGAGTTTGGGCCCCCAAATCCCCATTTTCAAGAGCAGATCAGGGGCCTGTGGAAAACACATTGAACTGGAAGGCCATGGTCTGGGCTCTGCTATTGACTTGCTGTGTGTCCTCTCTGAGGAGTGACCACCTCTCCAAGCCTCAGCTGCCTTCTAAAAACAGAGAATGCCATCATTCTTGGAGGCTCAAAGGAGATCATAGatggaaagggctttaaaatggTGAAGAGCTTCCCACCATTCTTTCTTTCACACTTTCACGTTACCATCTTTCCTCCTTAATTTAGAATCCTTGCTGGTAGCCATGCCTTGTAGCATCATTTAATGGATGGAGAGAAGTTTTATGTGTCTGTGTGTCAGAATCAGCATGTGGGTGGGGTGACTGGGCCTTTGCCCCAGGGCGCAGAAACATAGAGGGCCCCACCAGCACTACCAAGCTCAGCACTTGAGGAGCTGGAAGAATTGGTTAAAACAGGCAGCCACACCCCAGTGAAATTCCTTTAACCTGCTGCCTGCCACCAAAGCCTGCtgcctcccccccttcccccccccagcAGGAGTGGCAGCCCGGAGTCTCTGCTGCCCGCCTCTCCCTACTGCCTGTCTTTGAACTGCACAGTGGGAAAAAGATGGAGTCTGACAAAAAGTCAAGTGCAGCCTCCACTGCTAACCAGTTCTTGACCCTCGTCAGGTCATGTCTTGAACTGGGCTCAAGTGAGAACCTGAGAAAATAATTCCTCTGTTCCTCTGCCTGGAAAACTGATTTGTCTGTGCTGACTTGAGTCCTTGCCTTGGGACTGTTGGCTACAGAGTTGGCACCCCACTCTGAGGGCTCTGGAACCAACCGTGCCAAGGCAGAACCCCACAATCAAGAAGTGGGGCTCACTCCCTGGGACCCCAGCACCCAGGAAGGCTTGCTCTGGATcaaaagggaaatggaaggaaaagggagggccCTCTAGAGGGTGTCACCCCTGGCTAGCAGCCACCTGGCTGCGTGCAGCAGGCCTGCTGAGTCCAAAGCCAGAGGCCCCAGGGGAGAAGACAATGGAATCTTTGCTGGGGGCAGAActtggagagggacagagaaatgggggggggggagagccaAGGAAGCCATGGGTCCTCCTGAGAAACAGAGCCAGCAGGCAGGGTGGGGCCCCTGGCTAATATGCTGGTAGCTCCCTCTAGACAGGAGCCCGGAGAAGAGACAGCTCTTGGGTCATCTTCAAGGCTTTACTAACAGGCAAATTGTTTGGAAAGTGAATGGTTttcagtggtggtggtggcagaaTAGTGGCATCGTGCCCGCCCAGTCACAGAAGGCTGGGGCTCCCCTGCTACCTTCAGGCTCGGTTTTCTTGAAAGGCCAATGAAAAGGAGCCTGCCAGCACCACAATCGGGCTCATCTTCTTGCTgggtatgttttgatctgccaTAGTCCCACACGGGAGGTGCcatattattctccccatttgaCGATGGAGCAAGAACATTAGAGTAGGTGCCCTTGAGGATCTGTGTTCAGATTCTGGCTTGGCCATTCATAGGCTCATAGACTTCAACCTGAAATACATCCTAGAGGCCAGCTCATCAGACTCatccattttgcagaggaggaaactgaggcccagaaaggtcaCTTTCTCctcctggatctcagtttccttctctgtgaaatggggaaaggggaagatgcaggttggactagatgccatCTGGGGACCGAAACCTCTGAACCTAAGAAGCTGAGAGTCAGAGAGCAGCTTGATTGGGTGCCAGGGTGCCAAGTCCTTGGGTGCCTCTCCCTCTTGGTTTCCATTTTTGCCAGTTTCTTTCATTTGAAGCAGGGGAGCTCTGTGACTGTGTGGTTATGGCTTTGTGGGTGTCATTTGTGAAGGGCTCACAGGGTTTACCGAGCTGGAGGCTCTCACCACAAAAGGTCATCTCCTAGCCCCATCCTCGACGTCTCTCCTCTGTGATACTCATTCCGCCAGTGCAGATACCTCAGATTCTCTCCACACACCTGCTTACTGACACAGCATCCACCAGGGGATCAGCCACTTAGAGCCTGAAGGGACCTTGAGGGTCATCCAGGTCTATCATCTCCTTTTTCCCCAAGGAAggccagagaggggaagggactggcctggggtcacacagccaggaatgGAACCCTGGTCTTCCTCACTTCAAGTCTGGCACCATGTTCACCACCCAATACTGCCTCCCCAGCCAGCCCCTCTAGAGCTATCACAACTCTACCTccatttgcttttttccttcagTCACCAATTCTCATCAAGTCCTGGCTCAGTTTCTTACTCCCTGTGTggccttaggtaagtcatttcccTCTCTAAAAAAAGGAGGTATTCTAGGTAGCGTTTGCAGTGcctttcatttggaaaatgactaTCTGAAGGTTTCATAGGAAACCAGACCAGATCCCCAATCCTTCCTTCCAAAAGGGAAGGAGCAGGGCCTCTGGAGTGGGACTCAGAGATGTCCTTTATGGGGCTGTTTGACACCCTCCCCCCAGTGGCTTAACTCCCTTAGTTGAAAAGTCTGATCCTGGGATGGAACCGTATAccaaccccccaccccattcATTCTAAGGAGTTAGTCAGAGAAGCAAAGGTTGAAGCTTCCAATCACCTCCAAGGTTAAGtccaaaggaaactgaagcccgaAGAGGGGCAGGCAAtgccttgcccatggtcacaaggCTCCTAAGTGGCagagtctaaatttgaactcgggttctcTGACTGCAGAACCAGTGTTCTTCCCTTGGCAGAGTACCATTTGTAGCCTCCCTGGTTGGCCACTTGTGGGCTGTTCGAATTGTCCACTTGGTCAGGAGGCCATTTTTCCCACAGAAGTCTGTATCTGCACCACGGGCCTAGAAAGGTTGGCTTGCTTGGGTACACTTGGGGCCGGCCTGACAGTGGGCAAGGAATGCCCTTTGGGAGGCCTCTTCCAGAACGCTGGGCAGGCACTCAGCCATTCTGTGCTGGAGGTGAAATGGTTAGGAAGCCTCTGGGAAGGGTACAAGGCTAGGGGCATGCCAGCATTCTGCCGGCAAGGAATCGGCTCCGTTGCCCAGCTTGAAGTTTGCCTGCGACGGGGCGGCCTCGGAGAGAAGCAAGAACACACTGATTTTTGCACCAAAGCCTTCTGCCCCAAAGAAAGCGTGCACAAGTTCTTTGCGAGCAGGCCAATTGGCCTCAGAGAACTCTGTTTTCAAGTGGAGCCTCTCCCCCGAGGATCAGCCTCTCATAAAAACTACTACAGAGGCGAACATCTCCAAGCACACTTTTAACAAGCACATTCTCTCCCTCTGGGAGATGGGAAGAGAGCCAGCCTCAGGCCACCACTTGCTTTATCGGCCCACAGGTAGCATCCCCCTACACCTTGGCGCTGTTCCCCCGCCCCCTTCCTAGCTTTGGGCACTACTCCTTATCTCCCAGGATCGCCCACCTGAAAACTTGTCCCCTATTTCTCCACTAAAGTGGGGCTTTGCCAGATGTGCTGGCTAGACCTTTCGGTTGTACTTCATACTTCTGAATCTGGCCAAGGGGCCTCAGAGGCATTTCCCAAGAGTACTTGGATGGCATCTTAATCATCCTATGGCAAATGAAAGGCAGAAAGACTTGGATTCCAGTCTTGCCACAGACACATCTTAACTATGGCCAAGCGATTTTCCCTCTCAAAATGGTCCTGCTTTTTCTAAGAATGGGCATTAGAGAGCAGCTGCTCAGCTATCAGAATCAGTGGAGAGAGGCTGCACACTGGGAGCTCCCCACACTGAAGAAATGTCTAGGATTACTGAGCTGTAAGTATCTAAGGTGGAACTGGAACTCAGGtctctttcctgactccaaggtcagctgGATCATGCTGTTTCTCTTGGGGTGGAAAGTttgaaaattcaaaatgaatggaaatagTCATTTGGAGATTTCTGTATGTGAAAATGCTATGCAAGTCCCTGAAGAGAAATACCAGTCAACAGCCTGGGCTAGCTCCCAAAGGGGAATGGAATGTCCTGTGCCAGTGGGGGGGGGAATCCTTGGCCTTTCTGCTTGGCTGGGCCTCATGGGATCCtcacagtttcctcttctgtaaaacgaggcgggcggggggtggggggagagttaGAGTACCAATGGTTTCAAaggatcctcccagctctgacattctattacCCTAACTTTTCCttcctggaccttagtttcctccttgGGTCCCTGGCAGCTCTGGACATTTTCTGATTCCCCCAAAACAGACCTACCTGCTGAATGGGCAGAAAAAGGAACAGAGAGACAAGGAGGAGTAGCCTCTTCATGGCCagacctcacaggctggatcAGGGCTGGGCCGATGC
Above is a genomic segment from Monodelphis domestica isolate mMonDom1 chromosome X, mMonDom1.pri, whole genome shotgun sequence containing:
- the LOC100020545 gene encoding uncharacterized protein LOC100020545, which gives rise to MKRLLLLVSLFLFLPIQQVVSSPARDKKPSGHSSEMDTVTGIASPGQPLLRRAARMTPFWRSLGFKPSQAHCLRDLECISKYCRNGYCSKPPWSPEALEAGAA